In the genome of Altererythrobacter sp. TH136, one region contains:
- a CDS encoding bifunctional diguanylate cyclase/phosphodiesterase codes for MTSLSHASGQSRRDALTGLADSEAVRGALDIWRAEATDGKAAPVHALLIGLGRFDAVNLAYGEAAGDGALVEVARRILHFAADELADGEWLAARLGGGKFALVAREAMSRERWQWLGEALGEALAAPIATLDRSGTVRLWPRIALLRVLPGERADHVVDRLAGTLAQAHDRPGARIAWADRTRSPAGIRAAEIEADLLTAIDHGEIEIVFQPQYDMADDRVVGAEALARWNHPRIGQIGAGALFAIAERAEHVAHLSRHIAEKALAAARVWSRDVRLSINVTPADLASPNFAHDFASLLDASGFAAARLTLEITEQVLLGDLERCAATLATLKSRGIHIALDDFGGGFCNFRYLKLLPLDTLKLDRSMIDGIEQDERDRAVLRAIVALARALDLAVVAEGIETEAQRAIAHSEGCAVYQGFLRSAPLSPAAFLKVARLPA; via the coding sequence ATGACGTCGCTATCACATGCTTCAGGCCAGAGCCGCCGCGATGCCCTGACCGGGCTTGCCGACAGCGAGGCCGTGCGCGGCGCGCTCGACATCTGGCGGGCAGAAGCCACCGACGGCAAGGCGGCGCCGGTTCATGCCCTGCTGATCGGGCTGGGACGGTTCGATGCAGTGAATCTGGCGTACGGCGAAGCCGCGGGAGACGGCGCCCTGGTCGAAGTGGCCCGGCGGATCCTTCATTTTGCCGCCGATGAACTGGCGGACGGCGAATGGCTGGCGGCCCGCCTGGGTGGTGGCAAGTTCGCTTTAGTGGCGCGAGAGGCGATGAGCCGTGAACGGTGGCAGTGGCTGGGGGAGGCTTTGGGCGAAGCGCTCGCCGCCCCGATTGCGACGCTCGACCGGTCCGGCACGGTGCGCCTGTGGCCGCGCATCGCGCTGCTGCGGGTGCTGCCCGGAGAGCGGGCCGATCACGTGGTCGATCGTCTCGCCGGCACGCTGGCGCAAGCGCACGACCGGCCGGGCGCGCGGATCGCGTGGGCCGACCGGACCCGCTCACCCGCCGGCATCCGCGCTGCCGAGATCGAGGCGGACCTGCTTACGGCCATCGACCACGGCGAGATCGAGATCGTCTTTCAACCGCAGTATGACATGGCGGACGACAGAGTGGTGGGGGCCGAGGCGCTCGCCCGGTGGAACCACCCCCGCATCGGCCAGATCGGGGCGGGTGCGCTGTTCGCGATCGCCGAACGCGCCGAGCATGTGGCGCATCTGTCGCGGCACATCGCGGAGAAGGCGCTGGCGGCGGCGCGGGTGTGGTCGCGCGACGTGCGGCTGTCCATCAATGTCACGCCGGCTGATCTCGCCAGCCCGAACTTCGCGCACGACTTTGCGTCGCTGCTGGACGCAAGTGGCTTCGCCGCGGCACGGCTGACATTGGAGATCACCGAGCAGGTGCTGCTGGGCGATCTCGAGCGATGCGCTGCTACGCTGGCCACGCTGAAGTCTCGCGGAATCCACATCGCGCTCGATGATTTCGGCGGCGGGTTCTGCAATTTCCGCTATCTCAAGCTGCTGCCGCTCGACACGCTGAAGCTCGACCGCTCGATGATCGACGGGATCGAGCAGGACGAGCGCGACCGGGCGGTCCTGCGCGCCATCGTGGCGCTCGCCCGGGCACTCGACCTGGCAGTGGTCGCAGAGGGGATCGA
- a CDS encoding NAD kinase, with amino-acid sequence MTGSIDVKRLALLASRTERAIAAAAELREHHDFVSFDRAEAVVVLGGDGFMLHTLHRMLDKGRVIPAYGMNCGTIGFLMNRYRTPAKLVDRLHKARIHAIAPLRMEAITQDGARHVACAINEVSLLRETRQTAKIEVLLDGKTRLKELVCDGVLLATPAGSTAYNLSANGPILPLDSQLLALTPISPFRPRRWSGAVLPERSKVTFRVNEPAKRPVSVVADQKEFRDVAEVNLEIARESQLTLLFDPGHALDERIVAEQFAV; translated from the coding sequence GTGACTGGCTCCATCGATGTCAAGCGCCTGGCGCTGCTCGCCTCCCGCACCGAACGGGCCATCGCCGCGGCGGCCGAGCTGCGCGAGCATCACGATTTCGTCTCGTTCGACCGGGCGGAAGCGGTGGTGGTGTTGGGCGGCGATGGCTTCATGCTGCACACGCTGCACCGGATGCTCGACAAGGGGCGGGTCATACCTGCGTACGGAATGAACTGCGGCACGATCGGTTTTCTGATGAACCGTTATCGCACTCCGGCCAAGCTGGTTGATCGGCTGCACAAGGCCCGCATCCACGCTATCGCCCCCCTGCGGATGGAGGCCATCACGCAGGACGGGGCGCGCCATGTTGCCTGCGCCATCAACGAAGTGTCGCTACTGCGCGAAACCCGCCAGACCGCCAAGATTGAGGTGTTGCTGGACGGCAAGACCCGGCTGAAGGAACTGGTCTGCGACGGCGTGCTGCTGGCCACCCCGGCCGGTTCCACCGCCTATAACCTGTCTGCCAACGGACCGATCCTGCCGCTCGATTCGCAGTTGCTGGCGCTGACCCCGATCAGTCCGTTCCGCCCGCGACGGTGGTCGGGTGCGGTGTTGCCTGAGCGGAGCAAGGTGACCTTCCGTGTCAACGAGCCAGCCAAGCGCCCGGTGTCGGTGGTCGCCGACCAAAAAGAGTTCCGCGACGTCGCCGAAGTGAACCTGGAGATCGCCCGCGAAAGCCAGCTAACCCTGCTGTTCGATCCCGGTCACGCCCTCGATGAGCGGATCGTTGCGGAACAGTTCGCGGTCTAG
- a CDS encoding KTSC domain-containing protein → MPVQQIRGSSAIERVAYNPLSRELSVWFSGRRRYIYSDVPAEIYQSLCEAGSAGRFVNSAVRGRFDCRADPPRRRYPD, encoded by the coding sequence ATGCCTGTCCAGCAGATCCGAGGTTCGTCCGCGATCGAGAGAGTGGCCTACAATCCCCTTTCGCGCGAACTCAGCGTCTGGTTCAGCGGGCGGAGGCGTTACATCTATTCCGACGTCCCGGCCGAGATCTATCAGTCGCTATGCGAAGCCGGATCGGCCGGCCGGTTCGTCAACTCTGCGGTAAGAGGACGGTTCGATTGCCGCGCCGATCCGCCGCGGCGCCGGTATCCCGATTAG
- a CDS encoding sulfite exporter TauE/SafE family protein has protein sequence MPLLAAAFALTALLYAAVGFGGGSTYSALLALAGFDYRLLPILALACNLVVVSGSSIRFACAGLTPWRGAALLTGVAAPAAFLGGLTPLKQEVFVGLLGISLVLAGAALLIPQTTRGEGGALTAARWMPLLVAPIGYLAGLVGIGGGIFLAPLLHLTRWDNARAIAATAALFILINSVFGLAGQLIKNGGDRLGEAATLGLPLLIAVVIGGQVGSLLAVRLLPQTAIRWLTAALTIYVGARLLLKF, from the coding sequence ATGCCGCTGCTTGCCGCCGCCTTCGCGCTGACTGCCCTGCTTTACGCCGCGGTCGGCTTTGGTGGCGGATCGACCTACAGCGCGTTGCTGGCGCTCGCCGGGTTCGATTACCGCCTGCTGCCGATCCTGGCGCTCGCCTGCAACCTGGTGGTGGTGAGCGGGAGCTCGATCCGGTTTGCGTGCGCCGGACTGACGCCGTGGCGCGGGGCCGCGCTGCTCACCGGCGTGGCCGCTCCCGCCGCTTTCCTGGGCGGGCTGACCCCGTTGAAGCAGGAAGTGTTTGTCGGACTGCTCGGAATCAGCCTCGTGCTCGCCGGGGCAGCCCTGCTGATCCCGCAGACCACCCGGGGGGAAGGGGGAGCGCTGACCGCCGCGCGGTGGATGCCCCTGCTCGTGGCGCCGATCGGCTATCTGGCGGGCCTAGTGGGGATCGGGGGCGGGATTTTCCTCGCCCCGCTGCTGCACCTGACCCGCTGGGACAACGCACGTGCTATCGCCGCGACAGCGGCGCTGTTCATCCTGATCAATTCGGTGTTCGGCCTGGCTGGCCAGCTCATCAAGAATGGCGGCGATCGCCTCGGCGAAGCCGCGACGCTGGGACTGCCCCTGTTGATCGCCGTGGTGATCGGCGGCCAGGTCGGCAGCCTGCTCGCGGTGCGCCTGCTGCCGCAGACCGCCATTCGCTGGCTCACCGCCGCGCTCACGATCTATGTCGGAGCGCGGCTGTTGCTGAAATTCTAA
- a CDS encoding GNAT family N-acetyltransferase, whose amino-acid sequence MDFPAIELGRDLERGGSSDARAIGDITADAFRDDPFNRWLFGRFAGMAGVFGALARHVYLPRGYCIRMGDEGAAMWMLPGGDLEPPLRALPALYGAVLFGSTWGAKRRTDAAVAAMARHHPAFPHAYLFTIGVRPSARGKGLGRSLIQPVLDACDRAGVPAYLENSNPANRGFYRSCGFERQAMIDVMPGAPPLEAMLRPPRWVSPSGRGWRSAPAGQAGVLVPTAPWQCLYLLPDPQGHGALRLIS is encoded by the coding sequence GTGGACTTCCCCGCCATCGAACTTGGCCGCGACCTGGAGCGCGGCGGATCGAGCGACGCGCGCGCCATCGGCGACATCACCGCCGACGCTTTTCGCGACGACCCCTTCAATCGCTGGTTGTTCGGGCGCTTTGCCGGAATGGCGGGGGTGTTCGGCGCGCTCGCCCGCCATGTGTATCTGCCGCGCGGCTACTGCATCCGGATGGGAGATGAGGGTGCCGCGATGTGGATGCTGCCCGGAGGTGACCTCGAGCCGCCGCTGCGCGCCTTACCCGCGCTGTACGGTGCGGTGTTGTTCGGGAGTACCTGGGGCGCAAAACGCCGCACCGATGCGGCGGTCGCTGCCATGGCCCGCCACCATCCCGCGTTTCCCCACGCGTACCTGTTTACCATCGGCGTGCGCCCATCCGCACGGGGCAAAGGCCTTGGTCGCAGTTTGATCCAGCCGGTGCTCGACGCGTGCGATCGGGCCGGCGTGCCAGCCTACCTGGAGAATTCCAACCCGGCGAACCGCGGGTTCTACCGCAGTTGCGGCTTCGAACGTCAGGCGATGATCGATGTGATGCCCGGTGCCCCGCCGCTGGAGGCCATGTTGCGGCCTCCGCGCTGGGTTTCGCCAAGCGGCCGTGGTTGGCGATCCGCGCCCGCAGGTCAGGCCGGCGTCTTGGTCCCCACCGCGCCGTGGCAGTGCTTGTACTTGTTGCCCGATCCGCAAGGGCACGGCGCGTTGCGGCTGATTTCCTGA
- the secA gene encoding preprotein translocase subunit SecA: MIQNFAKALFGSSNDRYVKSLDKIVRQINALEPQLEALSDAELSAQTQKFRDQLAGGSTLDDILPEAFATVREASRRVLGMRHFDVQMVGGIVLHRGEIAEMRTGEGKTLVATLATYLNAIEGKGVHVVTVNDYLARRDADWMGRIHKFLGLTVGVIVPNLNEFERREAYGSDVTYGTNNEFGFDYLRDNMKHERGQMVQRAFNFAIVDEVDSILIDEARTPLIISGPTEDKQDLYLSIDAIVKSIDDSYYEADEKTKNISWTEEGAEKIEELLAGSGLLTTPNLYDVENTQVVHHLDQALRANVMFKRDIDYIVKDEKIVIIDEFTGRMMDGRRWSNGLHQAVEAKEGVKIEPENQTMASITFQNYFRMYPKLSGMTGTAATEAAEFWDIYKMNVVEIPTNVPVQRIDEEDEFYKNTADKFQAIAKAIAEKSKIGQPVLVGTVSIEKSELLSEYLEKEGVKHSVLNARFHEMEAHIVAQAGRLGAVTIATNMAGRGTDIQLGGNVEFRTEDELKNVPEGPERDAAIQRIKEEVAAERAKVLEAGGLFVLATERHESRRIDNQLRGRSGRQGDPGLSRFYLCLEDDLLRIFGPDTLFSRMMNSNLADGEAIGSKWLSKAIETAQKKVEARNYDIRKQVVEYDDVMNDQRKVVYEQRADIMDSEAVDDVVADMRHDTVNNLVGEACPPGSYPEQWDVAGLKQRIFDVLGVDAPVEAWLEEDHVEPELIEERLQALTDEAMERKIAEADPGMWKRLEKQILLERLDHHWKEHLSTLDALRQVIFLRAYAQKQPINEYKREAFMLFERMLETLREDVTTILLRSEFRFNAPQAPLSLPDLPDFLTGHIDPLLGIDNSNDGDGSRLREALFGSLAGSPVAEAGPGGVADNPWAGQEISRNAPCPCGSGNKYKHCHGAVGTKTPA; this comes from the coding sequence ATGATCCAGAATTTCGCCAAGGCCCTGTTCGGGTCGTCGAACGACCGTTACGTCAAGTCGCTCGACAAGATCGTCCGCCAGATCAATGCGCTCGAACCGCAGCTTGAAGCGCTCTCGGATGCCGAACTGTCCGCCCAGACGCAGAAGTTCCGCGATCAGCTCGCCGGCGGTTCCACTCTCGACGATATCCTGCCCGAAGCGTTTGCGACCGTTCGCGAAGCATCGCGGCGTGTGCTGGGCATGCGGCATTTCGACGTCCAGATGGTCGGCGGCATCGTCCTCCACCGCGGTGAGATCGCCGAAATGCGGACTGGCGAGGGCAAGACCCTGGTCGCGACGCTGGCGACGTACCTCAACGCGATCGAGGGCAAGGGCGTCCATGTCGTGACCGTCAACGACTACCTCGCCCGCCGCGATGCCGACTGGATGGGCCGGATTCACAAGTTCCTCGGCCTGACGGTCGGGGTGATCGTGCCCAACCTCAACGAATTCGAGCGGCGCGAGGCATATGGGTCCGATGTGACGTACGGCACGAACAACGAGTTCGGCTTCGATTACCTGCGCGACAACATGAAGCACGAGCGCGGCCAGATGGTGCAACGCGCGTTCAACTTCGCGATCGTCGACGAGGTCGACTCGATCCTGATCGACGAGGCGCGTACCCCGCTGATCATCTCGGGCCCGACGGAGGACAAACAGGACCTGTACCTCTCGATCGACGCCATCGTGAAGTCGATCGACGACAGCTATTACGAGGCAGACGAGAAGACCAAGAACATCTCGTGGACCGAAGAGGGTGCGGAGAAGATCGAGGAGCTGCTTGCCGGCAGCGGCCTCCTGACCACGCCCAATCTCTACGACGTCGAGAACACGCAGGTCGTCCATCACCTCGACCAGGCGCTGCGCGCGAACGTGATGTTCAAGCGCGACATCGACTACATCGTCAAGGACGAGAAAATCGTCATCATCGATGAATTCACCGGCCGCATGATGGACGGCCGCCGCTGGTCGAACGGCCTGCACCAGGCGGTCGAAGCCAAGGAAGGGGTGAAGATCGAGCCCGAGAACCAGACGATGGCCTCGATCACCTTCCAGAACTATTTCCGCATGTATCCCAAGCTCTCCGGCATGACCGGCACCGCCGCGACCGAGGCGGCCGAGTTCTGGGACATCTACAAGATGAACGTCGTCGAGATCCCCACCAACGTGCCGGTGCAGCGGATCGACGAGGAGGACGAGTTCTACAAGAACACGGCCGACAAGTTCCAGGCGATTGCCAAGGCGATCGCCGAGAAGAGCAAGATCGGCCAGCCGGTGCTGGTGGGCACCGTGTCGATCGAAAAGTCGGAACTGCTCAGCGAATACCTTGAGAAGGAAGGCGTGAAGCATTCCGTCCTCAATGCCCGCTTCCACGAGATGGAAGCGCACATCGTGGCGCAGGCGGGCCGGCTGGGCGCGGTGACCATCGCGACCAACATGGCGGGCCGCGGGACCGACATCCAGCTAGGCGGCAACGTCGAGTTCCGGACCGAGGACGAGCTGAAGAACGTGCCCGAAGGTCCGGAGCGCGACGCGGCGATCCAGCGGATCAAGGAAGAGGTCGCTGCAGAACGGGCCAAAGTGCTCGAAGCAGGTGGCCTGTTCGTTCTTGCGACCGAGCGGCACGAATCCCGGCGCATCGACAACCAGCTGCGCGGCCGGTCGGGCCGTCAGGGCGACCCCGGCCTCAGCCGGTTCTACCTGTGCCTGGAAGACGACCTGCTGCGTATCTTCGGCCCCGATACGCTGTTCAGCCGGATGATGAATTCGAACCTCGCCGATGGCGAGGCGATCGGGTCAAAATGGCTGTCGAAGGCGATCGAGACCGCGCAGAAAAAGGTCGAAGCGCGCAATTACGATATCCGCAAGCAGGTCGTCGAATATGACGACGTGATGAACGACCAGCGCAAGGTCGTCTACGAACAGCGCGCCGACATCATGGATTCCGAAGCCGTCGACGATGTGGTCGCCGACATGCGTCATGACACGGTCAACAATCTGGTCGGCGAAGCATGTCCTCCCGGCTCGTATCCCGAGCAATGGGACGTGGCCGGACTGAAGCAGCGCATCTTCGACGTGCTGGGCGTCGATGCCCCGGTCGAAGCGTGGCTGGAGGAAGACCACGTCGAGCCTGAGCTGATCGAGGAACGCCTGCAGGCGCTCACCGACGAGGCGATGGAGCGCAAGATCGCCGAGGCCGATCCCGGGATGTGGAAACGGCTGGAGAAGCAGATCCTGCTGGAACGGCTGGATCACCACTGGAAGGAGCACCTCTCCACCCTCGACGCGCTCCGTCAGGTGATCTTCCTGCGCGCCTACGCTCAGAAGCAGCCGATCAACGAGTACAAGCGCGAAGCATTCATGCTGTTCGAGCGGATGCTGGAAACGCTGCGCGAAGACGTGACCACGATCCTGCTGCGCAGCGAATTCCGCTTCAACGCGCCTCAGGCGCCGCTGTCGCTCCCCGACCTGCCGGATTTCCTGACGGGTCACATCGATCCGCTGCTCGGCATCGACAATTCGAACGATGGCGACGGGTCACGCTTGCGCGAAGCGCTGTTCGGCTCGCTCGCCGGGTCGCCTGTGGCCGAAGCCGGGCCGGGCGGCGTGGCGGACAACCCGTGGGCAGGTCAGGAAATCAGCCGCAACGCGCCGTGCCCTTGCGGATCGGGCAACAAGTACAAGCACTGCCACGGCGCGGTGGGGACCAAGACGCCGGCCTGA
- the argJ gene encoding bifunctional glutamate N-acetyltransferase/amino-acid acetyltransferase ArgJ — protein MDLDRSPLARPFPVAPPVAGVTPRVARAGYKDWGRCDLTYIELAPGTTVAGVFTRNVCCSSEVELGREQVRLGTARALVVNAGNSNAFTGYRGRAAVEGIMAQIAEHLGCAPSDVFVSSTGVIGVPLPQDKAREGLAAAFTAAECSWEEAATTIGTTDTFAKGAVATAIVGGQKISLVGIVKGSGMIAPDMATMLGYVFTDAAVEPAFLQALLSAASDATFNCITVDSDTSTSDTVLAFATGQAGNAPLASIEDAGADAFAAALHDVCRQLAHLVVRDGEGAAKFIEVAVTGATSDDSARRIGLAVANSPLVKTAVAGGDANWGRVVMAVGKAGEPADRDKLSIGFGGTWAAREGQPVVDYDEAPVARYLAGDEVTIAVDLGLGEGRATVWTCDLTAGYIAINADYRS, from the coding sequence ATGGATCTCGATCGCTCTCCGCTCGCCCGCCCTTTTCCAGTCGCACCGCCGGTCGCGGGGGTGACCCCGCGCGTAGCCCGCGCCGGTTACAAGGACTGGGGACGCTGCGATCTGACCTATATCGAGCTTGCTCCGGGCACGACTGTCGCTGGCGTGTTCACCCGCAACGTCTGCTGTTCCAGCGAGGTGGAACTCGGCCGCGAGCAGGTGCGTCTGGGGACTGCGCGCGCGCTGGTGGTCAATGCCGGCAACTCGAACGCCTTCACCGGCTACCGCGGCCGCGCGGCGGTCGAGGGGATCATGGCTCAAATTGCCGAGCACCTGGGGTGCGCGCCGAGCGACGTCTTCGTGTCTTCCACCGGGGTGATCGGCGTGCCGCTTCCGCAGGACAAGGCGCGCGAAGGTCTCGCTGCTGCCTTCACGGCAGCCGAGTGCTCATGGGAAGAGGCTGCGACAACCATCGGCACGACCGACACTTTCGCCAAAGGCGCGGTGGCGACCGCGATCGTCGGCGGGCAAAAAATCTCGCTGGTGGGTATCGTCAAAGGCAGCGGCATGATCGCGCCCGACATGGCGACGATGCTGGGCTATGTGTTCACCGACGCAGCGGTCGAACCGGCTTTCCTGCAGGCGCTGCTGTCGGCGGCAAGCGACGCGACGTTCAACTGCATCACTGTCGATAGCGACACCTCGACCAGCGACACCGTGCTGGCGTTCGCCACCGGGCAAGCCGGCAACGCTCCTCTGGCCTCGATCGAAGACGCGGGCGCCGATGCTTTCGCCGCGGCGCTGCACGATGTGTGCCGCCAGCTCGCTCATCTGGTGGTGCGCGATGGCGAAGGGGCCGCCAAGTTCATCGAGGTGGCGGTAACGGGAGCGACCTCCGACGACAGCGCGCGCCGGATCGGCCTTGCGGTCGCCAACTCTCCGTTGGTCAAGACCGCCGTAGCGGGCGGTGACGCCAACTGGGGGCGGGTCGTCATGGCGGTCGGCAAAGCTGGGGAGCCGGCGGACCGCGACAAGCTGTCGATCGGGTTCGGCGGCACTTGGGCCGCGCGTGAGGGTCAGCCGGTCGTGGACTACGACGAAGCTCCCGTGGCCCGGTATCTCGCGGGCGACGAAGTGACGATCGCGGTCGATCTTGGCCTTGGCGAAGGCCGCGCGACAGTGTGGACTTGCGATCTTACCGCGGGATACATCGCCATCAACGCAGATTATCGGTCCTGA
- a CDS encoding inositol monophosphatase family protein yields MAAAGDKLTSAVGALMRDAATRAIMPRWQALAEYQIESKASGGTLPDVVTIADHEAEAILTEGLSRLLPEATVIGEEACAADPSLLARLGDPLCWIVDPLDGTNNFAAGKPPFGILIALAEHGETAAGWLYDCLTGRFCHAIRGRGAYIDGERAAARETGASTPVAANSLIYMAPDRRARVSAAIAPHYTLVDIPRCAAEQYPRLVLGENDVAIFERTLPWDHAAGALFVNEAGGKVARPDGSPYRVDEYERPGLIGAASPRLWDQMAARLTVP; encoded by the coding sequence ATGGCCGCCGCCGGTGATAAGCTGACCAGCGCGGTCGGCGCGCTGATGCGTGACGCCGCGACGCGCGCCATCATGCCGCGGTGGCAAGCGCTTGCCGAATACCAGATCGAAAGCAAAGCAAGCGGCGGCACCCTGCCTGACGTGGTCACGATCGCGGATCACGAAGCGGAAGCGATCCTGACCGAAGGCTTGTCCCGCCTGCTGCCCGAAGCCACCGTGATCGGCGAGGAAGCGTGCGCCGCCGATCCTTCGCTGCTTGCTCGGCTCGGCGACCCGTTGTGCTGGATCGTCGACCCACTCGATGGGACCAACAACTTCGCCGCCGGCAAACCGCCGTTCGGCATCCTGATCGCACTGGCTGAGCATGGGGAAACGGCCGCCGGGTGGCTCTACGATTGCCTGACCGGCCGATTTTGCCACGCGATCCGTGGGCGCGGCGCGTACATCGATGGCGAGCGCGCCGCCGCGCGCGAGACAGGCGCTTCGACCCCGGTCGCGGCCAACTCGTTGATCTACATGGCCCCCGATCGGCGCGCACGGGTCAGCGCGGCGATCGCCCCACACTACACGCTCGTCGACATTCCCCGGTGCGCAGCCGAGCAATATCCGCGGCTGGTTCTGGGCGAGAACGATGTCGCGATTTTCGAACGGACCCTGCCGTGGGATCACGCTGCCGGCGCGCTGTTCGTCAACGAGGCCGGCGGAAAGGTCGCCCGCCCTGACGGGTCGCCCTACCGCGTGGACGAGTACGAGCGGCCCGGCCTCATCGGCGCGGCGAGCCCGCGCTTGTGGGACCAGATGGCCGCTCGCCTAACCGTGCCCTAG
- the trxA gene encoding thioredoxin has translation MPTIAVTDASFQSDVLDSDKPVLVDFWAEWCGPCKMIGPALEEIADELSDKVTIAKMDIMENTGVPGSIGVQSIPLMVLFKGGKPIAQKLGAAPKMQLKSWLESELQS, from the coding sequence ATGCCGACCATCGCGGTGACCGACGCCAGTTTCCAATCCGACGTGCTCGATTCCGACAAACCGGTGCTGGTGGATTTCTGGGCCGAGTGGTGCGGTCCGTGCAAGATGATCGGCCCCGCGCTGGAAGAAATCGCCGATGAGCTGTCGGACAAGGTGACCATCGCCAAGATGGACATCATGGAAAACACCGGCGTGCCCGGTTCGATCGGCGTGCAGTCGATCCCGCTGATGGTGCTGTTCAAGGGCGGCAAGCCTATCGCGCAGAAGCTGGGCGCAGCCCCCAAGATGCAGCTCAAGAGCTGGCTCGAAAGCGAACTGCAGAGCTAG